The Altererythrobacter sp. Root672 genome includes a window with the following:
- a CDS encoding glycosyltransferase family 4 protein produces the protein MKILILSSLAYSLTNFRGALLADMRRNGHKVIAVAPDDNPEVREKLAANGIDFRVIPMQRAGKNPFSDLWLLLNYLWLMTREKPDLVLAYTQKPIVYGGLAARILCIPRFYALMSGLGHVFGSSGQVDTVFRLIVAKLYREAVRWARAIFVFNANDREDMLRLGIISPEQNVIQVPGSGVDVDHFAFTPPVQSPTSFVLIARLMRDKGIYEFAEAAKLVSADHPNCKFSILGHIDSENPTGLTVAKCERLAQRYPVRFIPGTKDIRPFLSSASVFVLPSYYREGLPRTILEAMAMGRPVITTDMPGCRDPIEEGGNGFLVPPRDTAALAEAMLRFVKKPALLEQMGRRSRELAEETYDVRKVNRLLLSEMDLESPFGYESTIRPSPVKRSLGSAGTATTQASKLDRPARAAS, from the coding sequence GTGAAAATATTGATCTTATCGAGCCTAGCCTATTCGTTGACGAATTTTCGCGGGGCCCTCCTCGCGGACATGCGGCGCAATGGACACAAGGTCATAGCCGTTGCACCGGACGACAATCCCGAAGTCAGGGAAAAGCTTGCGGCAAACGGAATCGACTTCCGCGTGATCCCAATGCAGCGAGCAGGCAAGAACCCGTTCAGCGACCTTTGGTTGTTATTGAACTATCTTTGGCTCATGACCCGCGAGAAACCGGACCTCGTCCTCGCCTACACACAGAAGCCGATCGTGTACGGAGGTCTTGCCGCCCGAATACTGTGCATCCCGCGGTTTTACGCACTCATGTCCGGTCTCGGTCATGTATTCGGCTCATCTGGACAAGTCGACACGGTCTTCAGGCTGATCGTCGCCAAGCTCTATCGAGAAGCAGTCAGGTGGGCGCGAGCCATTTTCGTGTTCAATGCCAACGATCGAGAAGACATGCTCCGGTTGGGCATCATCTCGCCCGAGCAGAACGTCATCCAGGTCCCTGGATCGGGAGTCGACGTGGACCATTTTGCGTTCACTCCGCCCGTTCAGTCCCCGACCTCGTTCGTGCTGATCGCGCGGCTCATGCGCGACAAAGGCATCTACGAATTCGCAGAGGCCGCGAAGCTTGTGAGCGCCGACCATCCGAACTGCAAGTTCAGCATTCTTGGTCACATCGATTCCGAGAATCCCACGGGGCTCACCGTGGCGAAATGCGAACGTCTGGCTCAGCGATATCCGGTCCGCTTCATTCCCGGCACCAAGGATATCCGCCCCTTCCTTTCGAGCGCCTCGGTGTTCGTGCTCCCCTCCTATTATCGGGAGGGGCTTCCCCGTACCATTCTCGAAGCCATGGCAATGGGGCGGCCGGTAATCACGACCGATATGCCCGGATGCCGTGATCCGATTGAGGAAGGAGGCAACGGCTTCCTCGTTCCTCCTCGTGACACAGCAGCGCTCGCCGAGGCCATGCTCCGTTTCGTGAAAAAACCAGCGCTGCTCGAACAGATGGGCCGGCGCTCAAGGGAACTGGCGGAAGAGACCTACGATGTCAGAAAGGTCAATCGGCTCCTTCTCAGCGAAATGGATCTTGAATCACCATTTGGCTATGAGAGCACGATCAGGCCGTCCCCAGTGAAACGATCACTTGGCAGTGCCGGCACCGCCACCACGCAAGCCAGTAAACTCGACAGACCTGCCCGTGCAGCAAGCTGA
- a CDS encoding methionyl-tRNA formyltransferase, producing the protein MRAVVVGAVGSTEVLINALIADPAWELALVVTVPPELHGRHSDIVDLSDLAAEAGCALHFTAHTNDEPTLAAVRRAEPDYIFVVGWSQLCRSEFLALKPGRIVGYHPAALPRLRGRAVLPWTILLDEKITAGSLFWLEEGTDDGDLIAQEFFHVAPDETATTLYARHMLALGAMLARVLPELASGRQPRTAQDERYATYAAKRTPSDGLINWAAGAREIDRLVRAVGRPYPGAFSYLGDEKLILWKSSPAADDGRYHARPGQIVACGDDTLVVQTGDGLLQVEDWELEGQSRPRIHAVLGR; encoded by the coding sequence GTGCGTGCAGTGGTAGTGGGTGCCGTCGGCAGCACTGAAGTATTAATCAACGCCTTGATCGCCGATCCGGCGTGGGAGCTCGCTCTAGTCGTCACTGTCCCGCCGGAGCTCCATGGTCGGCATTCGGACATCGTCGATCTGTCCGATCTCGCCGCCGAGGCCGGGTGTGCCTTGCATTTCACCGCCCACACTAATGACGAACCAACGCTAGCGGCCGTGCGTCGCGCCGAGCCCGACTACATCTTCGTAGTCGGTTGGTCGCAGCTCTGCAGATCGGAGTTTCTGGCCCTGAAACCCGGCCGGATTGTCGGGTACCATCCTGCCGCTCTCCCACGGCTGCGAGGAAGGGCCGTATTACCCTGGACCATCCTGCTCGATGAGAAGATCACTGCCGGGAGCCTCTTCTGGTTGGAAGAGGGGACCGATGACGGCGATCTGATCGCGCAAGAGTTCTTCCATGTGGCGCCCGACGAGACAGCCACGACCCTGTACGCCAGGCACATGCTGGCGCTCGGAGCCATGCTGGCGCGAGTTCTGCCTGAGCTCGCCAGCGGACGACAGCCACGGACCGCGCAGGACGAGCGGTACGCAACTTACGCTGCAAAGCGCACACCATCGGACGGGCTCATCAATTGGGCCGCTGGTGCCCGTGAGATCGATCGGCTTGTGCGGGCGGTTGGGCGCCCTTACCCTGGCGCCTTCAGCTACCTCGGGGACGAAAAGCTCATCCTATGGAAATCATCGCCGGCTGCAGATGATGGACGTTATCATGCACGGCCTGGGCAAATCGTGGCCTGTGGAGACGATACGTTGGTAGTTCAAACCGGCGACGGACTGCTGCAGGTCGAGGATTGGGAACTTGAGGGACAATCACGGCCGCGGATACACGCTGTGTTGGGGCGCTGA
- a CDS encoding PIG-L deacetylase family protein, whose translation MGELKHLGRVLVIAPHPDDEILGCGGTMARLAAEGHDVHVAIATQGYPPAFSEESVAQVRREMTNAHEIVRVTKTHVLDLPAAALDQVPASELNARLGRLVEEVEPDTLFLPFVGDIHGDHQLIFLASMVAARPRHDKAPSRIFCYETLSETNWYAAPITPAFVPNVFVDIADTLQVKLDAFAAFESQVRRFPEERSIEAIEALARVRGAAVHLRAAEGFMLIREIARKA comes from the coding sequence ATGGGCGAGCTGAAGCACCTTGGGCGCGTGCTGGTGATCGCGCCCCATCCGGACGACGAAATCCTCGGCTGTGGCGGCACAATGGCTCGTCTCGCTGCCGAAGGGCATGACGTTCACGTAGCAATCGCGACCCAGGGCTACCCGCCCGCGTTCTCGGAAGAGAGTGTCGCGCAGGTCAGACGCGAGATGACGAACGCTCACGAAATCGTGCGCGTCACCAAGACGCACGTGCTGGACTTACCCGCCGCGGCACTGGATCAAGTGCCGGCTTCCGAGCTTAACGCCAGGCTTGGACGGCTGGTCGAGGAAGTCGAACCGGACACTCTCTTCCTCCCATTCGTAGGGGATATTCACGGCGATCATCAGCTGATCTTTCTAGCGTCGATGGTCGCTGCCCGGCCCAGGCACGACAAAGCTCCGTCCCGAATATTCTGTTACGAGACGCTATCCGAAACGAACTGGTATGCTGCGCCGATAACGCCCGCATTCGTGCCCAATGTCTTTGTCGACATCGCCGACACACTTCAGGTCAAGCTGGACGCGTTCGCAGCGTTCGAGAGCCAGGTCCGTCGCTTCCCCGAGGAACGCTCGATCGAAGCGATCGAAGCTCTCGCACGAGTTCGTGGGGCGGCCGTGCATCTGCGCGCTGCCGAAGGGTTCATGCTAATCAGGGAAATAGCCCGCAAGGCCTGA